Part of the bacterium genome is shown below.
CCATCATCACAAATGCCGACAAAAACAGTCCAAGCAAAATGTACTTCAAGCTCATCAGCGGATAGTCCAGCCAGCGGGGCAGTAGGAAATTCCGTTTGAACAGCTTGCGCCCCAGCAGCGCCAGTCCTTCGCTGAGAGTTCCCACTGGACACACCCACGCGCAAAAGGCCTTGCGCGCCAAGAAGGCCATCGCGATGAAACACAGAACGAGAATCGCCGAGGCCGGATGAATCAGATTCAACTGGCCTCGCGCAAACCAATCTATCACGCCCATTAGCCCCGAGATGGGCAGCCACGCCTCCACACCTGCCGGACGCGACGTCAGCGGACCGTCTCCGCCCATTTCCAGTGCGCGCACAAACCACCAGAACTCGATGCCCAGCCAGACATTGAGCGCCGCGAAGGCCAACTGCGTGATATGCCTCGCCGTCCAGAAGCCTTTGTAGACCTTCCCCTTGGCCGTCCCCGGTACCGGCGACTTCGGCGTTCGAGCTAACTCAATAATATCCATAGTTTCCAGACCTGCAATGACCTATTTTGGATTCAATAATCCATAATTCTACTGTAGTATACGAAATTCCTGTCCGCAAGTTGTCACAGAATTGTCATTTTTCGTGAACAATACGGAAGACACGGCGCTATGCCTCCCGGCGGGAAGCACTGTCTTTATATAGGTGGCAATTGTCAGCGACCGCTGTGCTTTTGCGGTTGTTCGTTCTACGTGGTTGGCACGCCATGGCGAGTCGTGCCGCACCCCTCCAAACAAAAGCACCCGCGACTTTGCTCGTGGGCGCTTTTGAAATTGGAGTGCGGTACACCTGCGGGCCGCCATTGAAACTTTTCATAACCTGTTCGGCTCGCATCGTTTGTAAGCATCCGTCCGATTGATGCTTCTGCTAAATAGTACATTTGGAGTTCAACATTGCAAATCAACCTGTGCCGCGTGATCCGCGGCGGACTGGTCGCGGGCTTGCTGATTATCATCAGCGCGGTCACTATGGTGCCGGTGGTCGGCGACGACATGAACATGGCACTCGCGCGCTTCAATTTGCCGCCGCTTAGTCTGGGCGCGATGGTCTATTTCGCGTTCGTCTCAATATCCATGGGCATTCTGCTGGTGTGGCTCTACGCCGCCCTGATTCCCCGGTTCGGCAAAGGCCCAAAGACCGCACTGATCGCGGCCTTCATCCTCTGGTTCATGGGCAACCTGCTGCCTAATGTCGCCAACGTCTTCTACGGCTTCATGCCCGTCAAACTCACCATCATCGGTATCATCTGGGGGCTGGGGGAACTCTTCGTTGGGAGTTTGGTGGGGACGAGAATTTATCGGGAACGGGAGGGGGAAGTCCAACCATAAATGGCGTGCGAAGCGCAGCTAATCCATGTTCAAAACCTGGTGCCCGCAGCCTTCACACACCCACTCGCCGGATTCATCCACCAGCTTGTACTGCGGTTCGTATTTCTTGCCGTGCTTGCTGATGTGATCCACCGCCTCCAGTAACACCTCAAACTCCTCCTCGCTCACCGTCGGAGACAGACTGATCCGCACCCAACCCGGCTTCTCGCCAATGTGTCCATGATCTAACCGCTCGCGGATTTCCGCCGAATGCGTCTGCTCAATGTGCAAGAGCAGGTGACCATACGGTCCCGCGCACATGCAGCCGCCGCGCACCTGAATTCCGAACAGATCATTGAACAGCGCCGCCGCTAAATTGTGGTGCAGGTCCTTGAAGATCACGCTGAATACTCCCAGCCGCTTCGCTTCCGTCAGGCCAAGAATCAGAATCTTGTCGTTGCGAATCCACTCCTTCAGCGCGCGCTGCATGTAGTCATGCTCAATCCGCGCAATGCGCTCTGTGCCAATCGCCGCCTTGAGATCGAAGGCCAGTCCGGCTTGAATACTCTGCACAATCGGCGGCGTGCCGCCCGTCTCGCGGTGCGCAATTGAGGACAGATAGCGGTGATCCCACGGCGAAGTATAAAGCACCGTCCCGCCGCCCGGCTCCGCCGGAACACGGTTCGTGAACAGATGCTTGTTCGCCACCAAAATCCCCGGCGTGCGCGGGCCGCCCAGAAATTTGTGCACCGACAAAAACACCGCGTCGAAATAGCCCTGCGGATCGTGCTCCGGATGCATGTCAATCTCCACGTACGGCCCCGCTGCCGCGTAATCGAAAAAGGCGTACGCGCCGTGCTCATGCAGCACCCGCGCCAATGCGTGGCAGTCGTTTAGAATTCCGGTCACGTTCGACGCCGCGCTGAACGTCCCGAATTTCAATTTCCTATTCTTGTACGGCTGCATCTTCTCGGCCAGGTCATTCGGACAAATGCAGCCGCGCTCGTTTAGCTCAACGTAGACCGTCTCGGCAATCGTCTCGCGCCAGCAAATATCGTTCGAGTGATGCTCCATCAGCGAACGAAAAACGACGGGCCGCTCGCTCGCCGGAATGTGATCGCGCAGACAATATTTCTCGTCCAACTGATCCGGCAAGCGCAGACCCAAAACGTTGATCAACCGGTTGATCGTCCCCGTCGAACCCGAGCCCACCGGAATCACCACGTCGTCCTCATTGGCCCGCATGTAGCGCGCGATGCGGCGAAACGCGTTCTCAAACAGATGCGTCATGTGCCGCCCGGTGAACGAGCTCTCCGTGTGCGTATTCGCCATATACGGCAGCACGCGCTCGGCAATCTCCTCTTCAACGTCGCGATGAAATCGGCCCGAAGCGATGAAGTCGAAATAGCGCAGCGGCTTCGTGCCGTACGGCGTCTCCATCGCAACGCCCGTGCCGATCACACCGGCCCGGAGACGCTCGAGAAATCGGCGTTCGTCGGCCTCGTCACGCGTCTGGACCGGACCGCGCGGTGCGGCCTGAGTACAGTCACACAGTCGTTGCGAAAAAGGAGCGGGGGTCGTCATCCGAGGGTCCTCTATAGCTGAATACCACACGCCTGTACGGCGCGGCGAAACGAATCTTTGTCCACAATCCGGCCAATCGGGTAGCGGTTGGTGCGATCGTCCCAATAGACCGACTGCTTGTACCAGTAGTTCAGACGATCGTCGGGCGACCGCGCGAAGGCCGTGTCGCTCGCGAGCTTCCGCTGAAAGTCTTCCATGAGTTCAGGCCGCGCGCGCACCATGCTCTGCGCCAACGTGTCGAGAATATCCGCGTCGCCGCCTTCTTTTTGCTCAAAAATCGAAGGCAAAAATCCCCACTGCACAAAACTGTCCGGACCATCCGGTTCCAGCAGATTGAGCACGCGCAGCGCTTTGCGGTGATTCAGCGGAATGAGCACCGAGCCTTGTGGCAGGCGCCATTGCTGACGCTCCGTTTTGGCGATGTGTGCAGTCGTGCGAAAATGGCTCTCGTAGGGCGTCGCGGCAAAGGTTACGCTGTCGAATAGATACGTTTCGACGGTGATGGTCACGGCAGTGTCGAGTTCCAAGGCCGGGAGTCCGTGGGCCTGAATGACGTCGCGCACTTTGATCCACCACGGCCGGGGAATCACATAGCCCAGCGGCGGCACGGCGGAATGCGTGACCCGCGCCTGTTCATAGAGCGGTATCTGCCGCGTCCACGGTTCAGAGCTCCACGTCAAAATTGAATCGCCGGCAAACTCCGACCAGCGCTTGTGTTCTTGTCGGCCCTTGAATCCGACCATCACGCTGTCGCCGGTCAATTCCAGGTCGAGCGGCCACGCGGATTGCGCGGCCCGCAGCGAGTCGGCGAGCGATTCGGCCTGCCGATCCGCCGTGCGGGCCATGTCGAGCAGCACTTGCGGCCGCGCGGCGAACAGCGCGAGCGTCTCTTCGAAGAACACCCGCGTCGCTTCGACGCGCTCGGGAAACGGCTTGCGGCTGTGAGTCTCAATCAACAGGAACGGCCGTCCGAGCACGCCGCCGAAACCCGTCGAAAAACGCGGCTCCCAGACCGGCCGCACCCAACCCGAAGCGGCGTCCGGGCCCTCCTGAAAAAGGGCGTAAGGCGCGAAGTCGTAGCCGCGCTTGGCCATGCGCTTTTGAATGGACGGCAGATACACATCGCGTGAATAGCCGCGTACCGCCGGAAGTTCATTAGCCGCGGTATTCAAACCCCACGAGATGACATAGTCGTACTCCGCACCGTCGGTCACGTGAATGTCGAGCAGAAACGCCGGATCGAGTTCGTCAATCAAAGCGATCATGGCGCGCATTTCAGGTGTATCGGCCTTCAACCAATCACGGTTGAGATCCTGATACCAAAGCGTCGTGCGGCGGCCCTGTGTGTGCGGGCCGATCTGGTTGATGCGGTGAAACTCGCCGCGCAACTCATGCCCGTCCACGTTGAAGATCGGCACGAAGGCAATGCGCAGTTTGTCCCGCACGTCGCGATATTGATCCGTCTGCACGAGTTCCCGCAGGTAGATCAGGCCAGCATCTTTGCCGTCAATTTCTCCCGGATGGATCCCAGCAAGCACAAAGATCAACGGTTTGGCCGGGTCAGCGCCGCCGCCCACGAGTACGGGCATGTCGAGCCCACCGGCACTAACGCCGAAGGAGCGATAGTCCAACCAGTCGCTCGTCGCGGCGAGTCGCCGACAAAACGCGACGGTCTCGCCGTAGTCCGAAGTCTCCCGGCCATGAGACCGTTCAAACAGCGTTTGCCAGTCCGCGGGAACATCCCGCGCGGCTAAGGGTGCGGCGAACGCCAGCACGAGCAATAGGAAATAGTGCATCCTTAAAGATAGTCATTCCGACTGCGAGCGGCAAGGCCGAACCGGGCCGCATCGCGGTCGGAGGACCTGTCCACCATGCAACAGGCCGCCCCTTTCGGGACGGCCTGTTCGCTTTGAACTTATGGGCGAGCACTACTCAGCGCAGACATCGAAGTAGTAGAGTGAGGCCGGCATATCGGTGATCTCCATGATCCACTGGGTTTGCTGGGTGGAGCCGAGGTCAAGAGGCGTATTGTGCAGTTCGTCCAATGTCGCTCCTCCGCGAATGCGATAACCGTTAGCTCCCGACACCGGCTGCCAGACGAGGGTCGCCGTGGTGCCGTCCACCAGCAGGGTAAGCCCGGTCGGAGCGGCAAGCTGCGCCTGATAGAGGTATTCATCCGCGCCGATGCAGGGCGGCGATGTGCGTGCATCGCCGTCAATGTCGGCTGGCGATTCCGACAGCAAGACGCCGGTCTGATAGAGAGTCGGATCCGTGGCCTGTATGTGAAGATCCGTGGCCGAGCGATAGAGCGGATGAGCGCTGAGACTCTGCGCATCCTGTCCGGTCGCTTGCCAGGCCGCCAGTGTGGCGTAATGACTCGTGCCGAGCCCCGCGACGTGGAAGTTGGCCGAGTTACCCCACAGGCAATTATAATCCGAGAGCACTTCGGCACCGGCCTCAATATCCAACCCGTGTGCCATCACGTCGTTTTCGTAGCAGAGCACGCAGTTGTTGTATAGCTCATGCTGCGTGCCGGTCGAGACGAAGATACCGGCGGTTTCGTTGTCCGCCGGTGTGTCGTCCAAACGAATGCTGTTGTGCGCGACCAGATGCGTACCGCTGGAAAGGTAGATCGCGCGGGAACGCAGCGTCGTTAACGCGCCAAAACCGTAGATGAAGTTGTTGACGATTTCCACGGACGCGCCGACGCCGGGCGCAGAATAGACTCCGGCGGCGCGGTTGGTGCGGGGACCGCTGCTGTCGAGAAAACCGTGCAGGCGATTGCGCTCGATGCGGACGGAGCCTTGCGCACCGAGTTGGAGTACATAGACGCCGTAGCAGGCACCTGCCGGGCCCGTGCTGGAACCGGGTTGGACATCGTTGTCTGTGACGAGCGCCTGACGCTGGTGGTCCACCCAGATGCCGAAATAGGTATCGCTGACGGTGTTGCGGGAAACGGAGTTCTGTTCGGCAATTGTGCTGTCCGTGCCGGTCAGTCCGATGCCCACGTAGCTCGCGCTGACGGTGCAGCTATCCACCCGATTGCCGTGACATGTTGAGCCGGAAATGACGATACCCGACGTGTTCAAATCCGCAGAACCGTGGCCGATCACGCGGCAGCCGATGATATTGTTGTGGCAGGATTCAGCATTTAAGGCGACGCCGACAGCGGTGCCCAAGCCCGCAATAATTTCAAGATTGCGCAGCGTAACGTAATTGGCAGCGGTTAGCGCTACCACGGACGGCGCGTTCACCGCGGATATGGTCACGGGCTGATTGGTGAGCGGTTCGATGACCAAGCCAGTTGTGCTGTCCAGTCCGGGCACGCCCGAGATTTCGAGCGGGTCGGAGTAAAACGGATCCGCGAGCGAGACGCGGAGCGGTCCGGACAGGCCTCGCCAGCGCAGATGGTTGGACAGGTCGGTCAAGCTGAACAGATCACCACCGGCGAAACCGACGACCACACTGTCAGCCAACGGTGTTCCGGCAATGACGACCGTTTGCGATAGTGTATTGTTCTGTGCCACGACGTCGCCCGCGGCGAACACTTCGACACGCAGCGTTCCGAAGGCCAAATCCACCGGAGGAGTCGGCCATTGCCATATCAAATCGGTGACCGCTCCGCCGGCGAGATTGAGCGTCTGCGAATCGCCAGGTACTTCGTTGTAGTAGAGCACCACCTGAGCGCCCGCCACATCCACAAGACCGACGTTGCACACGGTGCTTTGCAGAGTCTGCAGATCGTTCGCGGGAAGCGGCATGGCGGAAATCTCAATAGACTCGATGGCTAAATCGAGCACGGCGGCCGTGAAGTTGTATTCATCGGCGCCGATGTCCGGCTCGGTGGCGCGCGTCTCAGCATCGAAGTCGGTCGCAACATAGGAGAGCGCGGCACCGCGATTCGACGGTCCAAAGGCATCGGGCCTAATGTGCAGATCGTGAGCGGCAATGAATCCGGCGGGGGCGGCCACGCTTTGGCTATCCAGCCCAGTGGCGCTGATCCACGAGTTCAACGTCTGGTAGTCTTCATCGAGTGCGCGATGCGCGAAGCGAAACTGCGGATTGGTTCCCGGGGAGTCGAACAGATTGTGATTGGCGGCAAGACTTCCGCTTGTCCACGTGATGAAGCGCGCTTGCGCCAGCGGGTCGCTGATCTGCACGCAGTTGTTGGCAAACATGACATTGGATTGC
Proteins encoded:
- a CDS encoding aminotransferase class V-fold PLP-dependent enzyme, with the protein product MTTPAPFSQRLCDCTQAAPRGPVQTRDEADERRFLERLRAGVIGTGVAMETPYGTKPLRYFDFIASGRFHRDVEEEIAERVLPYMANTHTESSFTGRHMTHLFENAFRRIARYMRANEDDVVIPVGSGSTGTINRLINVLGLRLPDQLDEKYCLRDHIPASERPVVFRSLMEHHSNDICWRETIAETVYVELNERGCICPNDLAEKMQPYKNRKLKFGTFSAASNVTGILNDCHALARVLHEHGAYAFFDYAAAGPYVEIDMHPEHDPQGYFDAVFLSVHKFLGGPRTPGILVANKHLFTNRVPAEPGGGTVLYTSPWDHRYLSSIAHRETGGTPPIVQSIQAGLAFDLKAAIGTERIARIEHDYMQRALKEWIRNDKILILGLTEAKRLGVFSVIFKDLHHNLAAALFNDLFGIQVRGGCMCAGPYGHLLLHIEQTHSAEIRERLDHGHIGEKPGWVRISLSPTVSEEEFEVLLEAVDHISKHGKKYEPQYKLVDESGEWVCEGCGHQVLNMD